In Phragmites australis chromosome 24, lpPhrAust1.1, whole genome shotgun sequence, the following are encoded in one genomic region:
- the LOC133907351 gene encoding ubiquitin-conjugating enzyme E2-23 kDa-like: MSSPSKRREMDLMKLMMSDYKVEMVNDGMQEFFVEFKGPTESIYQGGVWKVRVELPDAYPYKSPSIGFINKIYHPNVDEMSGSVCLDVINQTWSPMFDLVNVFEVFLPQLLLYPNPSDPLNGEAAALMMRDRPAYEHKVKEYCEKYAKPEDAGITPEDNSSDEELSENEDDSGDEAILGNPDP; the protein is encoded by the exons ATGTCGTCCCCGAGCAAGCGCCGCGAGATGGACCTCATGAAGCT GATGATGAGCGACTACAAGGTGGAGATGGTGAACGACGGGATGCAGGAATTCTTCGTGGAATTCAAGGGTCCTACCGAAA GTATTTATCAAGGTGGTGTCTGGAAGGTTAGAGTAGAATTGCCTGATGCATATCCTTACAAATCCCCCTCGATTGGCTTTATCAATAAGATTTATCACCCGAATGTCGATGAAAT GTCTGGTTCTGTCTGTTTGGATGTCATAAACCAGACATGGAGTCCAATGTTTG ATCTAGTAAACGTGTTCGAAGTCTTCCTTCCACAACTTTTATTGTATCCAAATCCTTCTGATCCATTAAATGGGGAGGCCGCTGCACTGATGATGCGGGACCGTCCTGCTTATGAACACAAAGTGAAAG AATACTGTGAAAAATATGCCAAACCAGAGGATGCTGGCATAACCCCAGAAGATAATTCCAGTGACGAAGAGCTTAGTGAAAATGAAGACGACTCTGGGGACGAGGCTATACTTGGCAACCCTGATCCTTAG